From Persicobacter psychrovividus, the proteins below share one genomic window:
- a CDS encoding tetratricopeptide repeat protein, with protein MHKFYILTSILIIYTNTSIARQPLNIDSLLVVSNTAESPLVQCESILLLAHHYAFDQTEKSKKYSRRLPELISRIQEAAHRAKLHSKYAALLFISNQYVAATEEYLKSRALWEKLNNKKELLILNNNLGLVYERKGEYDKAIPLFKTAYRGLDLFEPARKHQLRASICLNLGSALQGIDRLEQAHAYYVEAIRSAEISGFLLPKAKALHNLGNLSLALEKNNLAKIYFEQSLHLKDSLGETSSQFSDLIGLARYHLAVNDTDIGLKYIQQAATITSENQQAVYLQDLHLLRHSYFLKTHQMDSALNYYKAYKIASDKLQRSEQTDVVSNLIDQYELDKKNEATKRGHQKWRWRMYMGLAIAVGLIISLVLLGLYLKQKLQKEREATQRIQAEKELVEQQLDFKNRELVNNVTHLVQKNELINTVSQRLFEFKSKLRMDQRKNLTAIIEHLQNINNDNTWEEFSLRFNAVHSNFYKILEAKHGKLTNNERKLSALLRMDMNTKEVSAITGQSPKAIEVARTRLRKKLQIDNTEINLSNYLQGIETQESEIRVLGEFSNAINKA; from the coding sequence ATGCATAAATTTTATATCCTTACAAGTATATTAATCATATATACTAACACCAGTATTGCCAGGCAACCTTTAAATATCGACAGCCTGCTGGTCGTGAGCAATACCGCTGAATCCCCATTGGTTCAATGTGAATCGATATTGTTACTCGCACACCATTATGCCTTCGATCAAACCGAAAAATCCAAAAAATATAGCCGACGATTGCCCGAACTTATCTCGCGAATTCAAGAGGCTGCTCACCGCGCAAAACTTCACAGCAAATATGCTGCTTTACTATTTATCAGCAATCAATATGTCGCTGCTACGGAGGAGTACCTGAAGAGCCGAGCGCTGTGGGAAAAACTGAATAACAAAAAAGAGCTTCTGATACTCAATAATAATTTGGGGCTTGTTTATGAACGAAAGGGAGAATATGACAAGGCAATCCCTCTTTTTAAGACTGCTTACCGGGGACTTGACTTGTTCGAGCCCGCAAGAAAGCATCAGTTGCGGGCTTCCATTTGTCTTAATCTCGGCTCGGCCCTGCAAGGAATAGACCGCCTGGAGCAGGCGCATGCGTATTATGTGGAAGCCATACGGTCGGCGGAAATTTCAGGTTTCCTACTGCCTAAAGCCAAAGCATTACATAACCTTGGCAACCTGAGTTTGGCGCTGGAAAAAAATAACTTGGCAAAAATTTATTTTGAACAATCTTTACACCTAAAAGATAGCCTGGGCGAAACCAGCAGTCAATTCAGTGATTTGATTGGTTTGGCTCGCTACCATCTGGCGGTGAATGATACAGACATCGGGCTTAAGTATATTCAGCAGGCCGCAACTATTACTTCCGAAAATCAACAAGCAGTTTATCTTCAAGACCTTCACCTGTTACGTCACTCCTATTTTCTGAAAACCCACCAAATGGACTCCGCTTTGAATTACTATAAAGCTTATAAAATAGCCTCTGACAAGCTTCAGCGTTCGGAACAAACTGATGTGGTGAGCAACCTGATTGATCAATATGAGCTGGATAAAAAAAATGAAGCCACCAAAAGGGGGCATCAGAAATGGAGATGGCGAATGTATATGGGCTTGGCAATTGCGGTCGGTTTAATTATCAGCCTGGTTCTTTTAGGATTGTACCTGAAGCAAAAGCTTCAAAAAGAACGCGAGGCCACACAAAGAATTCAGGCTGAAAAAGAATTGGTAGAACAGCAGCTTGATTTTAAAAACCGAGAACTGGTTAATAATGTAACCCATCTTGTGCAAAAAAATGAGTTGATCAATACCGTCTCGCAGCGACTGTTTGAGTTCAAGTCAAAATTAAGAATGGACCAGCGCAAGAACCTGACCGCCATCATTGAACACCTGCAAAATATCAACAACGACAATACCTGGGAGGAATTCAGCTTACGATTCAATGCCGTACATTCCAATTTTTATAAAATCCTTGAAGCCAAACATGGTAAACTGACCAACAATGAGCGGAAGCTTTCTGCCCTGCTTCGCATGGACATGAATACCAAAGAGGTTTCGGCAATCACGGGGCAAAGTCCCAAAGCCATTGAAGTCGCTCGTACACGGCTACGTAAAAAACTCCAAATTGACAATACGGAAATCAACCTGAGCAATTACCTTCAAGGCATTGAAACGCAGGAGAGCGAGATTCGGGTGTTGGGGGAGTTCTCCAATGCTATTAATAAAGCATAA